In Melanotaenia boesemani isolate fMelBoe1 chromosome 7, fMelBoe1.pri, whole genome shotgun sequence, a single window of DNA contains:
- the atox1 gene encoding copper transport protein ATOX1 gives MTKHEFEVAMTCEGCSGAVTRVLNKLGDVKFEIDLPKKLVWIESDKDVDVLMETLKKCGKEVKYNGTK, from the exons ATGACC AAGCACGAGTTTGAGGTGGCCATGACGTGTGAGGGATGCTCAGGAGCTGTCACCAGAGTTCTCAACAAGCTGGGAG atgtaaagtttgAGATCGACCTGCCAAAGAAACTGGTTTGGATCGAGTCAGACAAAGATGTGGATGTCCTCATGGAGACGCTAAAAAAGTGTGGAAAAGAGGTCAAATACAATGGAACCAAGTGA